A DNA window from Halomicrobium mukohataei DSM 12286 contains the following coding sequences:
- the hpt gene encoding hypoxanthine/guanine phosphoribosyltransferase — MDQLKQSLLDAPIIEKDGYHYFVHPISDGVPMLRPELLREIVIKIIRKAELEDVDKIVTPAAMGIHISTAVSLMTDIPLVVVRKRQYGLDGEVSLSQVTGYSENEMYVNDVYEGDRVLVLDDVLSTGGTLAALTGALEDIGADICDIVCVIKKEGGENKLADDGYHAKTLINVDVVDGEVVVVDDYGDD; from the coding sequence ATGGATCAGCTCAAGCAGTCGCTGTTGGACGCACCCATCATCGAGAAGGACGGCTACCACTACTTCGTGCATCCGATCAGCGACGGCGTTCCGATGCTGCGTCCCGAACTGCTCCGCGAGATCGTCATCAAGATCATCCGCAAGGCCGAACTCGAAGACGTCGACAAGATCGTCACGCCGGCCGCGATGGGCATTCACATCTCCACTGCGGTCTCGCTAATGACGGACATCCCCCTCGTCGTCGTCCGCAAGCGCCAGTACGGCCTCGACGGCGAGGTATCGCTCTCGCAGGTCACCGGCTACTCGGAAAACGAGATGTACGTCAACGACGTCTACGAGGGCGACCGCGTGCTCGTGCTCGACGACGTGCTCTCGACCGGCGGCACGCTGGCCGCGCTCACTGGCGCGCTCGAAGACATCGGCGCGGACATCTGTGACATCGTCTGTGTCATCAAGAAGGAGGGCGGCGAGAACAAGCTCGCAGACGACGGCTACCACGCGAAGACGCTCATCAACGTCGACGTCGTCGACGGCGAGGTCGTCGTGGTCGACGACTACGGCGACGACTAA
- a CDS encoding 50S ribosomal protein L44e yields MQMPRRFNTYCPHCNEHNEHEVEKVRSGRTSGMTQIGGRQADRNSKGIGNSGKFSKVPGGDKPTKKTNLKYRCSDCGKAHLREGWRAGRLEFQD; encoded by the coding sequence ATGCAGATGCCACGCCGATTTAACACGTACTGTCCGCACTGTAACGAGCACAACGAACACGAGGTCGAGAAGGTCCGTTCCGGCCGCACGTCGGGCATGACCCAGATCGGCGGCCGCCAGGCCGACCGCAACTCCAAGGGGATCGGGAACTCCGGGAAGTTCTCGAAGGTGCCCGGTGGGGACAAGCCCACCAAGAAGACGAACCTCAAGTACCGCTGTAGCGACTGTGGCAAGGCCCACCTCCGCGAGGGATGGCGAGCTGGCCGACTGGAGTTCCAGGACTAG
- a CDS encoding cation:proton antiporter: MIDPSLRPVLAILASLLAIPLIFATSSRRNLREGVTIAAALTKFGLIASLVPSVVWGGETYEYALFTLASGIELALEVDALGLLFGLLASLLWIVTSFYSIGYMRGLDEHAQTRYFASFAASLAAAVGVAFAANLLTLFVFYELLTVATYPLVTHDETDEARTAGRKYLTYTFGGGVAVLAGTVLLFWATGTTAFTPGGIAELATTDPAIARAIFALLVTGFGVKAALMPMHSWLPDAMVAPTPVSGLLHAVAVVKSGVFGLARVILDVFGPETVESLGVGLPLAVVATATLLIASIIALGRDNLKRRLAYSTISQLSYIVLGLALLKESALIGGLLHIPAHAFMKLTLFFCAGAIHVETHTDDISDMAGIGRRMPLTMAAFAVASAGMAGIPLLAGFVSKWYIVIGAIEGGGWFFAGALLLSGVLNIGYFWPVVYQAYFESPDDHDEKPLVRGIFGGQTAVETDGGEPVGAADGAETGDHDHTDDEPEPYETDHLGKYDEGHDHHGGPPEGGWTAAGWRGGESTWFILGPILAAATGAVVLGIVPNTAVFLEIVTTVVDNLGVMV; this comes from the coding sequence ATGATCGATCCTTCACTGCGACCGGTACTCGCCATTCTGGCGTCGTTGCTGGCGATTCCGCTGATCTTCGCCACGAGTAGCAGACGGAACCTCCGGGAGGGCGTGACGATCGCAGCCGCGCTGACGAAGTTCGGCCTGATCGCGAGTCTCGTCCCGAGCGTCGTCTGGGGCGGCGAGACCTACGAGTACGCACTGTTTACCCTCGCCAGCGGCATCGAACTGGCACTGGAGGTGGACGCGCTCGGCCTGCTCTTTGGCCTGCTGGCGAGTCTGCTGTGGATCGTGACGAGCTTCTACAGCATCGGCTACATGCGCGGCCTCGACGAGCACGCACAGACGCGGTACTTCGCCTCTTTCGCCGCCAGCCTCGCTGCCGCCGTGGGCGTGGCCTTCGCCGCGAACCTCCTGACGCTGTTCGTCTTCTACGAGCTGCTGACGGTCGCGACGTACCCGCTGGTCACCCACGACGAGACTGACGAGGCCCGCACGGCCGGCCGCAAGTACCTCACGTACACCTTCGGGGGCGGCGTCGCAGTGCTCGCCGGGACGGTGCTGCTGTTCTGGGCGACCGGCACGACCGCGTTCACGCCCGGCGGGATCGCCGAGCTGGCGACGACCGACCCGGCGATCGCTCGCGCCATCTTCGCGCTGCTGGTGACCGGCTTCGGCGTCAAGGCCGCGTTGATGCCGATGCACTCCTGGCTGCCCGACGCGATGGTCGCGCCGACGCCGGTGTCGGGGCTGCTCCACGCCGTCGCCGTCGTCAAGAGCGGCGTCTTCGGGCTCGCTCGGGTGATCCTCGACGTGTTCGGCCCCGAGACCGTCGAGAGCCTGGGCGTCGGGTTACCGCTTGCCGTCGTCGCGACGGCGACGCTGCTGATCGCGAGTATCATCGCGCTCGGTCGCGACAACCTGAAGCGCCGGCTCGCGTACTCGACGATCAGCCAGCTCTCCTACATCGTCCTCGGGCTCGCCTTGCTCAAGGAGAGCGCGCTGATCGGCGGACTCTTGCACATCCCCGCTCACGCGTTCATGAAGCTCACGCTGTTTTTCTGTGCGGGCGCGATCCACGTCGAGACGCACACGGACGACATCTCGGACATGGCCGGGATCGGTCGGCGGATGCCGCTGACGATGGCCGCCTTCGCCGTCGCGAGCGCGGGGATGGCCGGCATTCCCCTGCTGGCCGGCTTCGTCAGCAAGTGGTATATCGTGATCGGCGCGATCGAGGGCGGCGGGTGGTTCTTCGCCGGGGCCCTGCTGCTCTCGGGCGTGCTCAACATCGGCTACTTCTGGCCGGTCGTCTACCAGGCGTACTTCGAGTCGCCAGACGACCACGACGAGAAGCCTCTCGTCCGGGGGATCTTCGGCGGCCAGACCGCGGTCGAGACCGACGGGGGCGAACCGGTCGGCGCGGCAGACGGGGCCGAGACCGGCGACCACGATCACACCGACGACGAGCCAGAGCCCTACGAAACGGACCACCTCGGCAAGTACGACGAGGGGCACGACCACCACGGCGGGCCGCCCGAGGGTGGCTGGACCGCCGCCGGCTGGCGGGGCGGTGAGAGCACGTGGTTCATTCTCGGCCCGATCCTGGCGGCGGCGACCGGGGCAGTCGTCCTGGGAATCGTCCCCAACACGGCGGTCTTCCTGGAGATCGTCACAACCGTCGTCGACAATCTGGGGGTGATGGTCTGA
- a CDS encoding 30S ribosomal protein S27e has translation MAGSFLSVECPDCENEQTVFSKAATEVACAVCGHTLARPTGGKATIEGAVLETVEQR, from the coding sequence ATGGCAGGAAGCTTCCTCTCCGTCGAATGTCCGGACTGTGAGAACGAACAGACGGTCTTCAGCAAGGCCGCCACCGAAGTCGCCTGCGCGGTCTGTGGGCACACGCTCGCCCGCCCGACCGGCGGCAAGGCGACCATCGAGGGTGCGGTCCTCGAAACGGTCGAACAGCGATGA
- a CDS encoding DUF2298 domain-containing protein: MEYGLVALWLALYLALLVAGSVVTSWLFPRFEDGGSGVAVVLSVTVVWLVTFFVGRLSMTAGIWLGVAVLVGLVVLAGSRGVDLDLGRIGESCLVFSAAFLFLVGMRVFAVPLGASDPVIAPLPLAIGEKMLDFGLLKSLVRTEALPPEDVWFAGEPVAYYYGGHLVAAILTRITGTAGRFAYNLSLAGFYAMLVTAVYGVAGNVAADRSIPRRLAGVLSVFAVGLASNLTTPVRAVLALLPDGPSAWLAGVVGIERDGLADGLGQFYYFDASRVITDHRSDFAFQFGDADPGATAPTINEFPFFSWFNGDMHAHMMSTAFLVFAAAVCLAYYRTPAREVTRRRLLVVGVLPPVAGLLAVTNTWSFPTPAGLALLTVALAPADARSLLPEPLADRFPETALWREGSRLAVGLGVAVAVVALGLLWSLPFWLGPASGREIAVLPDRSSLTELLLVHGLFLASFLAYLAARGRQRFGERATTATIGSAVAIAGFAVLDLAALGLFVPLVGACWALARRPGTTPSAAEPAGDTDRARSDGGAASAGFETVLIVAGIGLVTLIEFVYLKEPTGRMNTVFKVSMQVWVLWSLALGPALAWVFTNRATVPEDTLGRVRSALPRVALAVLVVGAGLYAPLAATTAFDGSDPTLDGLAYLDSEYPEEAAAIHWLDDRSGRPVLVTAAPGGYTWDASDGEGSSAPASLTGRPTVLGWFHEAQYRGDEPYRERLRDVRTIYTGEPEEQAALLERYDVRYVYVGPVERATYDQITVDAVAGVEPVEEFDGVTIYRVTDDSEGGSS; encoded by the coding sequence ATGGAATACGGTCTCGTCGCGCTCTGGCTGGCGCTCTATCTCGCCCTACTGGTGGCCGGCAGCGTCGTCACGAGCTGGCTGTTCCCGCGCTTCGAGGACGGGGGCTCCGGCGTCGCGGTCGTGCTGTCGGTCACCGTCGTCTGGTTGGTCACCTTCTTCGTCGGTCGACTGTCGATGACGGCGGGGATCTGGCTGGGCGTCGCCGTCCTCGTCGGGCTGGTCGTTCTGGCGGGGAGTCGTGGCGTCGACCTCGATCTGGGGCGGATCGGCGAGAGCTGTCTGGTCTTTAGCGCGGCTTTCCTGTTCCTGGTCGGGATGCGCGTGTTCGCGGTCCCGCTGGGCGCGAGCGACCCGGTGATCGCGCCGCTCCCGCTGGCGATCGGCGAGAAGATGCTGGATTTCGGCCTGCTGAAGTCGCTCGTCCGAACCGAAGCCCTGCCGCCCGAGGACGTGTGGTTCGCCGGTGAGCCGGTCGCGTACTACTACGGCGGCCACCTCGTCGCGGCGATTCTCACCCGCATCACCGGTACCGCGGGGCGGTTCGCCTACAACCTCTCGCTGGCGGGTTTCTACGCGATGCTCGTGACCGCGGTGTACGGCGTCGCCGGCAACGTCGCGGCCGACCGCTCGATCCCGCGTCGGCTGGCCGGCGTCCTGAGCGTCTTCGCGGTCGGGCTCGCGAGCAACCTCACGACGCCGGTGCGAGCGGTGCTCGCACTCCTGCCCGACGGCCCGTCCGCGTGGCTCGCTGGCGTCGTCGGGATCGAACGGGACGGGCTTGCAGACGGGCTCGGCCAGTTCTACTACTTCGACGCGAGCCGCGTCATCACCGACCACCGGAGCGACTTCGCGTTCCAGTTCGGCGACGCCGACCCGGGTGCGACCGCGCCGACGATCAACGAGTTCCCCTTCTTCTCGTGGTTCAACGGCGACATGCACGCCCACATGATGAGTACCGCGTTTCTCGTCTTCGCCGCGGCGGTCTGTCTGGCCTACTACCGGACGCCCGCCCGCGAGGTGACGCGCCGTCGGCTGCTCGTGGTCGGCGTCCTCCCGCCAGTCGCAGGCCTCCTGGCGGTCACGAACACCTGGTCGTTCCCGACGCCGGCAGGGCTGGCGCTGCTGACAGTCGCCCTCGCACCGGCCGACGCACGGTCACTGCTGCCCGAACCACTCGCCGACCGGTTCCCCGAAACTGCCCTCTGGCGGGAGGGATCGCGCCTCGCCGTCGGCCTGGGCGTCGCCGTCGCCGTCGTCGCGCTGGGTTTGCTCTGGTCGCTGCCGTTCTGGCTCGGGCCGGCGAGCGGGCGCGAGATCGCCGTCCTGCCGGACCGATCCTCGCTCACCGAACTGCTGCTCGTCCACGGGCTCTTTCTGGCCTCCTTCCTCGCGTACCTCGCGGCTCGCGGCCGGCAGCGATTCGGCGAGCGAGCGACCACCGCGACGATCGGCTCCGCCGTCGCGATCGCCGGCTTCGCGGTCCTCGACCTCGCCGCCCTCGGCCTGTTCGTCCCGCTTGTGGGCGCGTGCTGGGCCCTCGCGCGACGGCCCGGCACGACGCCGAGCGCCGCCGAACCCGCTGGCGACACGGACCGCGCACGCTCGGACGGCGGCGCGGCGAGCGCCGGCTTCGAGACGGTGCTGATCGTCGCCGGCATCGGGCTCGTGACGCTGATCGAGTTCGTCTACCTCAAGGAGCCGACCGGTCGGATGAACACCGTCTTCAAGGTATCGATGCAGGTGTGGGTGCTGTGGAGTCTGGCCCTCGGGCCGGCGCTGGCGTGGGTGTTCACGAACCGCGCCACCGTCCCAGAGGACACACTCGGTCGGGTCCGATCTGCGCTGCCCCGCGTCGCCCTCGCCGTCCTCGTCGTCGGTGCCGGGCTGTACGCGCCGCTGGCGGCGACGACCGCGTTCGACGGCTCGGACCCGACGCTGGACGGGCTCGCCTACCTCGACTCGGAGTATCCCGAGGAGGCCGCCGCGATCCACTGGCTCGACGATCGATCCGGGCGACCGGTCCTCGTCACGGCGGCACCGGGCGGGTACACCTGGGACGCCTCGGACGGCGAGGGGTCGAGTGCGCCGGCCAGTCTGACCGGACGCCCGACCGTCCTCGGGTGGTTCCACGAGGCACAGTACCGCGGGGACGAGCCGTATCGGGAGCGACTGAGAGACGTGCGGACGATCTACACCGGCGAGCCCGAAGAGCAGGCCGCGCTGCTCGAACGCTACGACGTGCGGTACGTCTACGTCGGCCCGGTCGAGCGGGCCACCTACGATCAGATCACCGTCGACGCGGTGGCGGGCGTCGAGCCGGTCGAGGAGTTCGACGGTGTGACGATCTACCGGGTCACCGACGACAGTGAGGGAGGGTCGTCATAG
- a CDS encoding glycosyltransferase, translating to MDQSVGIVVPAFRPDVDRLGSYVRTLDEQLAPARIRIELDDPEPGVTEGLASLPATVNAVPYRRGKGAAITAGFEAIETDVRAFADADGSTDAASLAHVIDRVRAGEADLAVGSRRHPDATVSSHQTFARRFLGDGFAWIAGHLLDVSLYDYQCGAKAITAEGWEHVRTHLYDAGFAWDVELVAIAGALGLTVAEVPIEWEDRPGSTVSPVRTSLNMATALLRARHRAKRLSDSRLHAAIAATREEGPALIDNDE from the coding sequence ATGGATCAGTCGGTGGGTATCGTCGTCCCTGCGTTTCGACCGGACGTGGATCGACTGGGCTCGTACGTCAGGACGCTCGACGAGCAGTTGGCTCCGGCACGGATCCGTATCGAACTCGACGACCCGGAACCCGGCGTCACCGAGGGGCTGGCTTCGCTCCCAGCCACGGTCAACGCCGTCCCCTACCGCCGCGGGAAGGGAGCCGCGATCACCGCCGGCTTCGAGGCGATCGAGACGGACGTTCGCGCGTTCGCCGACGCCGACGGATCGACCGACGCGGCCTCTCTCGCACACGTCATCGACCGGGTCAGGGCCGGCGAGGCGGACCTGGCGGTCGGTTCTCGCCGTCACCCCGACGCGACCGTCAGCAGCCACCAGACCTTCGCGCGGCGGTTCCTGGGCGACGGCTTCGCCTGGATCGCCGGCCACCTGCTCGACGTGTCGCTGTACGACTACCAGTGTGGCGCGAAGGCGATCACGGCCGAGGGGTGGGAGCACGTGCGCACGCACCTCTACGACGCCGGCTTCGCCTGGGACGTGGAGCTGGTCGCGATCGCCGGTGCGCTGGGACTGACCGTCGCGGAGGTCCCCATCGAGTGGGAGGACAGACCCGGCTCGACGGTCTCGCCGGTGCGAACGTCGCTGAACATGGCGACGGCGCTCTTGCGCGCACGCCACCGGGCGAAGCGGCTGAGCGACAGTCGTCTCCACGCCGCTATCGCCGCGACACGCGAGGAGGGTCCCGCACTGATCGACAACGATGAGTAG
- a CDS encoding HAH_0734 family protein, with translation MKKLIIHGDPGIRKGATIEYDGEEYVCFAIARQGDWHGPDEPQLWCTIGKPEERERFMRREFVAMHLDTEDVDAGAVGVVEPRGDA, from the coding sequence ATGAAGAAGCTCATTATCCACGGGGATCCCGGAATCCGGAAGGGTGCCACCATCGAGTACGACGGCGAGGAGTACGTCTGCTTCGCGATCGCCCGTCAGGGCGACTGGCACGGGCCGGACGAACCGCAGCTGTGGTGTACGATCGGCAAACCCGAGGAGCGCGAACGGTTCATGCGTCGTGAGTTCGTCGCGATGCACCTCGACACCGAAGACGTCGACGCCGGTGCGGTCGGCGTCGTCGAGCCACGCGGCGACGCCTGA
- a CDS encoding ribonuclease HI family protein, translating to MVTVTAARDLPSESLSPLAERVERVLAAYDYEVSAAIDAIDAAVPGVGGLFEPGTEPAELRAAIERVLSADDHETRVDRDLAGETAILYVDGSSRGNPGPAGAGAVVQDEAGESLLRLARPVGSRTDNNTAEYAALALGLARLLAQFEPARIEVRIDSRTVIRSVWEERADPGAQFREYRAAVVALLERAPDDDWRHLADSDPNPADALATVGADIAALGPGG from the coding sequence GTGGTCACGGTGACGGCGGCCCGTGATCTCCCGTCGGAGTCACTGTCACCGCTCGCCGAGCGCGTCGAGCGCGTCCTGGCCGCGTACGACTACGAGGTGTCGGCAGCGATCGACGCGATCGACGCGGCGGTCCCCGGCGTCGGCGGACTGTTCGAACCCGGAACCGAGCCGGCGGAGCTGCGAGCGGCGATCGAACGCGTGCTGTCGGCCGACGACCACGAGACACGGGTCGATCGCGACCTGGCCGGCGAGACGGCGATTCTCTACGTCGACGGCAGCTCTCGCGGGAACCCGGGGCCGGCGGGCGCTGGTGCCGTCGTGCAGGACGAGGCCGGCGAGTCGCTGCTCCGTCTCGCGCGACCGGTCGGCTCGCGGACGGACAACAACACCGCCGAGTACGCCGCGCTCGCGCTCGGGCTGGCGCGCCTGCTGGCGCAGTTCGAGCCCGCACGGATCGAGGTCAGGATCGACTCGCGGACGGTCATCCGGAGCGTCTGGGAGGAGCGGGCCGATCCCGGTGCCCAGTTCCGCGAGTACCGAGCGGCCGTCGTCGCGCTACTCGAACGGGCACCGGACGACGACTGGCGACACCTCGCGGACAGCGATCCGAACCCCGCCGACGCGCTGGCGACGGTCGGGGCCGACATCGCCGCGCTGGGTCCCGGTGGCTGA
- a CDS encoding Na(+)/H(+) antiporter subunit D, protein MTGLATVPPVFVLLAVALLVAVLPRRVGHGLGILATGALVPWSLSISAGVYHDVTFLGFDAVLLNVDEFSRLMGLIFGIIGAVAVLYSLASDAERVQTAFALSYVATSVGAVFAGDWLTLIFFWELMAVTSTLLVWHYGGKAVRAGFRYALLHGLGGSLLMGAILWHYSVAGTFLFTGEGIAAGPAAILAALGIGVNVGFVGLHTWLPDTYPRPHIAASVFLCVFTTKTGVYGMYRAFPDGHLLIAYMGGAMAVFGVCYALLQNDMRRLLSYHIQSQVGYMVAGVGIGSVLGVGGAFAHVFNHILYKALLFMTAGVVIYRTGEESLKKLGGLAREMPITAGAFSVAALSIAGFPGFNGFVSKGIVISASHYDFKKEALVHVGEYTGLELLLLLGGVGTFMSFIKFGYYAFFHGEHDGEVRDANRGQSVAMVVVAVLCVVYGLYDTALFSILPVDVTAASLAHPYETYTIPHVAEGVVLAVLGLVGFYATKKPLSKLGRVPDLDRIYNPAVFYGARGVVLGTIRLYGAVDRVAVRTATTATAVATHPERVAERFGANSQDDGPVTLRAGIGLSVLVLALFVAVGLILLF, encoded by the coding sequence ATGACCGGTCTCGCGACCGTCCCGCCAGTGTTCGTCCTGCTGGCGGTCGCGCTGCTGGTGGCCGTGCTCCCGCGGCGCGTCGGCCACGGACTGGGGATCCTCGCGACGGGCGCGCTGGTCCCGTGGTCGCTGTCGATCTCGGCCGGCGTCTACCACGACGTGACCTTCCTTGGGTTCGACGCCGTCTTGCTGAACGTCGACGAGTTCTCGCGGCTGATGGGCCTGATCTTCGGGATCATCGGTGCCGTGGCGGTGCTGTATTCGCTGGCCAGCGACGCCGAGCGAGTCCAGACGGCCTTCGCTCTTTCCTACGTCGCGACCAGTGTCGGCGCGGTGTTCGCCGGTGACTGGCTCACCCTCATCTTCTTCTGGGAGCTGATGGCCGTCACCAGCACGCTGCTGGTCTGGCACTACGGCGGCAAGGCCGTCCGGGCCGGCTTTCGCTACGCCCTGCTCCACGGCCTCGGCGGCAGCCTCCTGATGGGGGCGATCCTCTGGCACTACAGCGTGGCGGGGACCTTCCTCTTTACCGGCGAGGGAATTGCCGCCGGGCCGGCCGCGATCCTGGCCGCGCTGGGGATCGGCGTCAACGTCGGCTTCGTGGGCCTGCACACCTGGCTGCCGGACACCTACCCGCGCCCCCACATCGCCGCGAGCGTGTTCCTCTGTGTGTTCACGACCAAGACCGGCGTCTACGGGATGTATCGCGCGTTCCCCGACGGCCACCTCCTGATCGCCTACATGGGCGGTGCGATGGCCGTCTTCGGCGTCTGCTACGCCCTGCTGCAAAACGATATGCGCCGGCTGCTCTCGTATCACATTCAGTCACAGGTGGGCTACATGGTCGCCGGTGTCGGCATCGGATCAGTACTCGGCGTCGGCGGTGCCTTCGCCCACGTGTTCAACCACATCCTCTACAAGGCCCTGCTGTTCATGACTGCCGGGGTCGTCATCTACCGGACCGGCGAGGAGAGCCTGAAGAAGCTGGGCGGTCTGGCCCGCGAGATGCCGATCACGGCCGGTGCGTTCAGCGTCGCGGCCCTGTCGATCGCCGGCTTTCCCGGCTTCAACGGCTTCGTCAGCAAGGGCATCGTCATCTCGGCGAGTCACTACGACTTCAAGAAGGAAGCGCTGGTCCACGTCGGCGAGTACACCGGGCTAGAGTTGCTCCTCTTGCTCGGCGGCGTGGGCACGTTCATGTCGTTCATCAAGTTCGGCTACTACGCCTTCTTCCACGGCGAGCACGACGGCGAGGTGAGAGACGCCAACCGCGGCCAGAGCGTCGCGATGGTCGTCGTCGCCGTCCTCTGTGTGGTCTACGGGCTCTACGACACGGCGCTGTTCTCGATTCTCCCCGTCGACGTGACCGCGGCGAGCCTCGCACATCCGTACGAGACCTACACGATCCCCCACGTCGCCGAGGGCGTCGTCCTCGCGGTGCTTGGCCTCGTCGGGTTCTACGCCACGAAAAAGCCCCTCTCGAAGCTCGGACGCGTGCCGGACCTGGACCGCATCTACAACCCGGCGGTGTTCTACGGCGCGCGCGGCGTCGTCCTCGGGACGATCCGACTGTACGGCGCGGTCGACCGCGTCGCCGTCCGGACGGCGACCACCGCGACCGCCGTCGCGACCCACCCCGAACGGGTGGCCGAACGGTTCGGAGCCAACAGCCAGGACGACGGTCCCGTGACCCTGCGGGCCGGCATCGGCCTCAGCGTCCTCGTGCTCGCGCTGTTCGTCGCCGTCGGGCTGATCCTGCTGTTCTGA
- a CDS encoding type IV pilin, giving the protein MDLKRLFDDDDAVSPVIGVILMVAITVILAAVIASFVLGLGDQTSQAPQASFGFEYDSDKGEVTVTHQGGDQIEAQNIVFRGDVDSASSSTAVESEGDSWNDGADAGSTSLIKAGMSTIVGVNGDAYEISLVYEEPGSDTSTTLTTDSGPTA; this is encoded by the coding sequence ATGGATCTGAAACGATTATTCGACGACGACGACGCAGTGTCGCCAGTCATCGGGGTCATCCTGATGGTGGCTATCACTGTAATCCTCGCGGCCGTGATCGCATCGTTCGTTCTCGGGCTCGGCGATCAGACGAGCCAAGCACCACAGGCGAGCTTTGGATTTGAATATGACTCGGACAAAGGTGAAGTGACAGTAACTCACCAGGGAGGAGACCAGATCGAGGCCCAAAACATTGTTTTCCGTGGTGATGTTGATAGTGCCAGTTCGTCCACTGCTGTTGAGAGCGAAGGTGATAGCTGGAATGATGGGGCAGATGCAGGGTCCACGTCGCTGATTAAAGCTGGGATGTCAACAATAGTCGGTGTTAACGGCGATGCTTACGAAATTTCGCTCGTCTACGAGGAACCCGGTAGCGATACGTCGACTACGCTGACGACCGATAGCGGTCCAACCGCATAA
- a CDS encoding GtrA family protein, whose product MSSRLAPLRSLLSGVRFGKFASVGAVGAAFDTTTFVVLDQFVGVPTAVANAVGIEVAILVMFVVNDNWTFASEGEDDRRSLGARLLRSHLVRAGGSTLQWSILFAVLVVYEVGVPVSVGPVDLWPIFVKGGAIGIAMFVNYVFESIFTWRVHE is encoded by the coding sequence ATGAGTAGCCGCCTCGCACCCCTCCGATCGTTGCTCTCGGGGGTCCGCTTTGGGAAGTTCGCCTCGGTCGGTGCGGTCGGTGCCGCCTTCGACACGACGACCTTCGTCGTCCTCGACCAGTTCGTCGGCGTCCCGACCGCCGTCGCCAACGCCGTCGGCATCGAGGTCGCGATTCTCGTGATGTTCGTCGTCAACGACAACTGGACCTTCGCGAGCGAAGGCGAGGACGACCGCCGCTCGCTGGGCGCGCGCCTCTTGCGCTCGCATCTCGTCCGTGCCGGTGGGTCGACGCTGCAGTGGAGCATTCTCTTCGCCGTCCTCGTCGTCTACGAGGTCGGCGTGCCCGTCTCGGTGGGCCCGGTCGACCTCTGGCCGATCTTCGTCAAGGGCGGCGCGATCGGGATCGCCATGTTCGTCAACTACGTCTTCGAGAGCATCTTCACCTGGCGCGTCCACGAGTGA
- a CDS encoding DUF7344 domain-containing protein, whose protein sequence is MSNADATQATGTPRTLSKGEIFEVLQNKRRRYVIQYLRRHGGPVELGELADYVASLEYDCPQTNVTSTQRKRVYTTLQQTHLPKMDKAGIVAYDADDGVIQTTPQTDDLTVYLEIVPGGEFPWREFYLSFGAVSLAIIATLWLGVFPFTMVSPLVWATLFAAILTAAAAYHTVSGRTMTLTEYDEAVDDCDGEADEE, encoded by the coding sequence GTGAGTAACGCCGACGCAACGCAGGCGACGGGCACACCCCGAACGCTCTCGAAGGGCGAGATCTTCGAGGTACTCCAGAACAAGCGGCGGCGCTACGTCATCCAGTACCTCCGTCGACACGGCGGCCCGGTCGAACTCGGAGAGCTGGCCGACTACGTCGCCTCCCTGGAGTACGACTGCCCCCAGACCAACGTCACGTCGACCCAGCGAAAGCGCGTGTACACCACGCTCCAGCAGACCCACCTCCCGAAGATGGACAAGGCCGGCATCGTCGCCTACGACGCCGACGACGGCGTGATCCAGACGACGCCACAGACCGACGACCTGACGGTGTACCTGGAGATCGTCCCCGGCGGGGAGTTCCCCTGGCGAGAGTTCTACCTCTCCTTTGGCGCGGTGAGTCTGGCGATCATCGCCACGCTGTGGCTCGGCGTGTTCCCGTTCACGATGGTCTCGCCGCTGGTGTGGGCGACGCTGTTCGCGGCGATCCTCACCGCCGCAGCGGCCTACCACACCGTCTCCGGCCGGACGATGACGCTCACGGAGTACGACGAGGCCGTCGACGACTGCGACGGCGAGGCCGACGAGGAGTGA
- a CDS encoding type IV pilin — translation MDVKALFDDDEAVSPVIGVILMVAITVILAAVIATFVLGLGDQISNTAPQASFSFDYTEDGGSNGDTLQVTHNGGETISPNELKGAASGATDSDNPSTDYSYVGDLFESSSYSDVNAGTSDTIDHTFFEDSGGSNPSSLDLSGATVRVTYQPADGGNSATLGRWDGADA, via the coding sequence ATGGACGTGAAAGCACTCTTCGACGACGACGAGGCCGTGAGCCCGGTGATCGGTGTCATCCTGATGGTGGCCATCACCGTGATCCTCGCGGCCGTGATCGCAACGTTCGTCCTCGGGCTCGGGGACCAGATCAGCAACACCGCACCGCAAGCCAGCTTCAGCTTCGACTACACTGAAGATGGAGGTAGTAACGGGGACACCCTTCAAGTGACCCACAACGGCGGTGAGACGATCTCACCGAACGAGCTCAAGGGGGCTGCGTCAGGTGCTACGGACTCTGACAACCCCAGTACTGATTACTCGTACGTGGGGGACCTATTCGAATCCAGCAGCTACTCGGATGTAAACGCTGGCACGAGCGATACAATCGACCACACGTTCTTCGAGGATTCCGGCGGAAGTAATCCCTCCAGCCTCGACCTCAGCGGCGCGACCGTCCGCGTCACCTACCAGCCCGCAGACGGCGGGAACTCCGCGACGCTCGGTCGCTGGGACGGGGCCGACGCCTAA